A single window of Oreochromis aureus strain Israel breed Guangdong linkage group 7, ZZ_aureus, whole genome shotgun sequence DNA harbors:
- the LOC116321316 gene encoding sepiapterin reductase yields MSSADPASLGRALCIITGASRGFGRAVARELSRLVTPGSGLVLAARSGEDLRAVREELAASEAGRAGLRVESVVADVGRTEGLEAIIRAAKDALIEQVDHVMLVNNAASLGDVSRFAVSFNDLAEVDSYLSLNVSSAWCLTARVLQAFPQRPGLRRTVVNISSLCAIKPFPSWALYCTGKAARDMMFQVLALEEPDVRVLSYSPGPLDTAMQVEARSRSADPGIRKLFSDQFAEGKLMSCEASCAKLMKLLLEDSYTSGAHVDVYDL; encoded by the exons ATGTCGTCCGCGGACCCTGCAAGTCTGGGCCGAGCGCTGTGCATCATCACCGGGGCCTCCAGGGGCTTCGGCCGGGCAGTGGCCCGGGAGCTGTCACGGCTGGTGACGCCGGGCTCCGGACTCGTGCTGGCGGCTCGCTCCGGTGAGGACCTCCGTGCTGTGCGGGAAGAGCTGGCCGCCTCAGAGGCGGGCCGAGCCGGGCTTAGGGTGGAGAGCGTAGTGGCTGACGTGGGTCGGACGGAGGGGCTGGAGGCAATTATCAGAGCCGCGAAAGACGCGCTTATCGAGCAGGTGGATCACGTGATGCTGGTCAACAACGCAG CCTCTCTGGGTGATGTGTCACGCTTCGCTGTGAGTTTCAATGACCTCGCCGAGGTGGACTCGTACCTGTCGCTGAACGTGAGCTCCGCCTGGTGCCTCACCGCCCGGGTGCTGCAGGCATTCCCGCAGCGCCCAGGTCTGCGGCGCACCGTAGTGAACATCAGCTCACTCTGCGCCATCAAGCCTTTCCCATCCTGGGCGCTCTACTGCACCGGGAAGGCTGCCCGGGACATGATGTTCCAGGTGCTGGCGCTGGAGGAGCCGGACGTCCGGGTGCTCAGCTATTCACCAG GACCGCTGGATACAGCCATGCAGGTGGAAGCTCGCTCCAGGTCAGCTGACCCCGGCATCAGGAAGTTGTTCAGCGACCAGTTCGCCGAAGGCAAGCTGATGAGCTGTGAGGCATCCTGCGCCAAGctgatgaagctgctgctggaggacaGCTACACCTCCGGTGCTCACGTCGATGTCTACGACCTGTAG